One part of the Streptomyces sp. AM 2-1-1 genome encodes these proteins:
- a CDS encoding 3-deoxy-7-phosphoheptulonate synthase, with translation MRTTVQDIHASPALQQPEWDDPSHVRRVRDTLSGASPLVTADGAATLRGLLADVAEGRAHLLQAGDCAEDPAESTPYHVRRKVALLDRLSEGAGAVSGRPVLRIGRIAGQFAKPRSKPVEEIGGVTLPVFRGHMVNAPEPGLRRPDPERILACHRAAEDIVRELHTLNEGRPDAERVWTSHEALLLDYEVPMLRSAGPDELLLASAHLPWIGERTRHPDGAHVKMLASVVNPVACKVGSGTTAEDVLALAGRLDPDRQPGRLILVARMGNGFVASRLPPLVEAVRAAGHPVIWICDPMHGNTITSPDGHKTRLLDAMTAEVQDFNAAMAKVGGVNGGLHLETTPDDVTECAADSSELDSVGDRHTTFCDPRLNPGQAQRLVDAWARTI, from the coding sequence GTGCGCACCACAGTCCAGGACATCCACGCCAGCCCCGCTCTGCAGCAGCCCGAATGGGACGACCCGTCCCATGTACGACGGGTCCGCGACACCCTCTCCGGCGCCTCCCCGCTCGTCACCGCCGACGGCGCCGCCACCCTCCGCGGGCTGCTCGCCGACGTGGCGGAGGGCCGCGCCCACCTCCTGCAGGCGGGCGACTGCGCCGAGGACCCGGCCGAGTCGACTCCGTACCACGTACGGCGCAAGGTCGCGCTGCTGGACCGGCTCTCCGAGGGCGCGGGGGCCGTGTCCGGCCGGCCCGTCCTGCGGATCGGCCGCATCGCCGGGCAGTTCGCGAAACCCCGGTCCAAGCCGGTGGAGGAGATCGGCGGTGTGACGCTGCCGGTCTTCCGGGGCCACATGGTCAACGCTCCCGAACCCGGGCTGCGGCGGCCCGACCCGGAGCGGATCCTCGCCTGCCACCGGGCCGCCGAGGACATCGTCCGCGAGCTCCACACGCTCAACGAGGGCCGCCCCGACGCCGAACGGGTGTGGACCAGCCACGAGGCGCTCCTCCTCGACTACGAGGTACCGATGCTGCGGTCCGCCGGCCCCGACGAGCTGCTGCTCGCCTCGGCCCACCTGCCGTGGATCGGGGAGCGGACCCGCCACCCGGACGGCGCGCACGTGAAGATGCTCGCCTCCGTCGTCAACCCCGTAGCCTGCAAAGTGGGTTCGGGGACGACCGCCGAGGACGTCCTCGCACTGGCCGGGCGGCTCGACCCGGACCGGCAGCCGGGGCGGCTGATCCTGGTCGCCCGGATGGGCAACGGCTTCGTCGCCAGCCGGCTGCCTCCGCTGGTGGAGGCGGTCCGGGCCGCCGGGCACCCGGTGATCTGGATCTGCGACCCGATGCACGGGAACACCATCACCAGCCCGGACGGGCACAAGACCCGGCTGCTGGACGCGATGACCGCGGAGGTCCAGGACTTCAACGCGGCGATGGCGAAGGTGGGCGGCGTCAACGGCGGCCTGCACCTGGAGACCACCCCGGACGACGTCACCGAGTGCGCCGCCGACTCCTCCGAGCTCGACTCCGTGGGCGACCGGCACACCACCTTCTGCGACCCGCGGCTCAACCCGGGACAAGCCCAGCGGCTCGTGGACGCCTGGGCCCGGACGATCTGA
- a CDS encoding PhzA/PhzB family protein has product MSDANEVRDHNRAIVAQYMNTRGQDRLERHLLFTEDGTGGLWTTETGEPIVINGKERLGEHAVWSLKCFPDWAWTNVEIFDTQDPDRFWVECDGEGQILFPGYEPGIYRNHFLHSFLFEDGKIKQQREFMNPCQQFRALGIEVPSVRRDGIPT; this is encoded by the coding sequence ATGTCCGACGCCAACGAGGTACGCGACCACAACCGCGCCATCGTCGCGCAGTACATGAACACCCGCGGCCAGGACCGCCTGGAGCGCCATCTGCTCTTCACCGAGGACGGCACCGGCGGACTGTGGACGACCGAGACCGGTGAGCCGATCGTCATCAACGGCAAGGAGCGGCTCGGCGAGCACGCCGTCTGGTCGCTCAAGTGCTTCCCGGACTGGGCCTGGACCAATGTCGAGATCTTCGACACCCAGGACCCGGACCGCTTCTGGGTGGAGTGCGACGGCGAGGGCCAGATCCTCTTCCCCGGATACGAGCCGGGCATCTACCGCAACCACTTCCTGCACTCCTTCCTGTTCGAGGACGGGAAGATCAAGCAGCAGCGTGAATTCATGAACCCGTGCCAGCAGTTCAGGGCCCTGGGCATCGAGGTTCCCTCGGTCCGCCGCGACGGCATCCCCACCTGA
- a CDS encoding acyl-CoA dehydrogenase family protein, which produces MRDSGNTSEIPHAELVGRAAELREDLWKNAPESDGASRLSDELLARVTGAGLTGLLTPRKLGGHETGVRTLLEVCVELGRGCCSTAWVTGVLNVGNFVVSLYPDRTREEVWAEHPDARTALILGAPVRTVEKADGGVRVVGEWPYASGSLHADWIGGLVLADTGTGLQPHMALMPASDVTVRDTWHFVGMRATGSNTVVADGVFVPEHRLLPYGPLLAGKTDGLVPADRPYRNSLTGVFMVGLVGSMIGGASAALDYALTQAPTRRVAGSTYTRQADSPAAQLGLAAAATALDTAVLHARRLADSVDALAAAGENPSVPVRARARMDATHVVQQCRTAVEEIVSVYGSSAFDESNPLQRIWRDVNVGSRHAGFGMGIPEQAYGTALVGNDPRTLTPML; this is translated from the coding sequence ATGCGCGATTCAGGGAACACTTCGGAAATTCCGCATGCCGAACTCGTGGGCCGAGCCGCCGAACTCCGCGAAGACCTCTGGAAGAACGCGCCCGAGTCGGACGGGGCGAGCCGGCTGTCCGACGAACTCCTGGCCCGGGTCACCGGCGCCGGGCTGACCGGGCTGCTGACGCCCCGGAAGCTGGGCGGTCACGAGACCGGCGTGCGTACCCTGCTCGAGGTCTGCGTCGAGCTGGGCCGCGGGTGTTGTTCGACCGCGTGGGTCACCGGTGTCCTCAACGTCGGGAACTTCGTCGTCTCGCTCTACCCCGACCGCACCCGCGAGGAGGTCTGGGCCGAGCACCCCGACGCCCGTACCGCACTGATCCTCGGCGCACCGGTACGGACCGTGGAGAAGGCGGACGGCGGGGTACGGGTCGTCGGCGAGTGGCCGTACGCCTCGGGATCGCTGCACGCGGACTGGATCGGCGGCCTCGTCCTGGCGGACACCGGCACCGGCCTCCAGCCGCACATGGCCCTCATGCCGGCCTCCGACGTGACGGTCCGCGACACCTGGCACTTCGTGGGCATGCGGGCCACCGGCAGCAACACGGTGGTCGCCGACGGCGTGTTCGTGCCCGAGCACCGCCTCCTGCCGTACGGGCCGCTCCTCGCGGGCAAGACCGACGGCCTCGTACCGGCGGACCGCCCTTACCGCAACAGCCTGACCGGCGTGTTCATGGTCGGACTCGTCGGCTCCATGATCGGAGGCGCGAGCGCCGCCCTCGACTACGCGCTCACCCAGGCCCCGACCCGCCGGGTGGCCGGCTCCACCTACACCCGGCAGGCCGACTCTCCCGCGGCCCAGCTCGGCCTCGCCGCCGCCGCCACCGCCCTCGACACGGCGGTACTGCACGCCCGGCGGCTCGCCGACTCGGTGGACGCCCTCGCGGCGGCGGGCGAGAACCCGTCCGTCCCGGTCCGCGCCCGGGCCCGGATGGACGCCACCCACGTCGTCCAGCAGTGCCGTACCGCCGTCGAGGAGATCGTCTCGGTGTACGGATCCTCCGCCTTCGACGAGTCCAACCCGCTCCAGCGGATCTGGCGCGACGTCAACGTCGGCAGCAGGCATGCCGGATTCGGCATGGGAATCCCGGAACAGGCCTACGGAACCGCGCTGGTCGGCAACGACCCGCGCACCCTCACCCCGATGCTCTGA
- a CDS encoding class I SAM-dependent methyltransferase, with protein sequence MSKSTDYDFATADFNSVYRGGELLGDAGITKAPWDIGEAQPGVIEFERRGRIRGDVLDAGCGLGDNSIFLAARGYRVTAVDAASAAIEQATERAAGADIEFAVADATSLAGFEGRFDTVLDSALFHTLDAESRRSYAAALHRVARPGAWLDMLCFAAVPGGMPEPLSVKEETVREVLGAAGWKVTELERTVYWGVAEVTLGFLAKTGTQVEIDEQGRTQLPVWSVLAERA encoded by the coding sequence ATGAGCAAAAGCACGGACTACGATTTCGCGACTGCCGACTTCAATTCCGTCTATCGCGGAGGTGAACTGCTGGGGGACGCCGGTATCACCAAGGCCCCCTGGGACATCGGCGAGGCGCAGCCGGGTGTGATTGAATTCGAGCGCCGAGGACGCATCCGTGGCGACGTACTGGACGCCGGCTGCGGCCTGGGAGACAATTCGATTTTCCTGGCCGCCCGGGGATACAGGGTCACCGCCGTGGACGCCGCCTCCGCGGCGATCGAGCAGGCCACCGAGCGGGCGGCCGGCGCCGACATCGAGTTCGCCGTCGCCGACGCCACCAGCCTGGCCGGGTTCGAGGGCCGCTTCGACACCGTCCTGGACAGCGCGCTCTTCCACACCCTGGACGCGGAGAGCCGCCGCAGCTACGCCGCGGCGCTCCACCGGGTCGCGCGGCCCGGCGCCTGGCTCGACATGCTCTGCTTCGCCGCCGTACCCGGCGGGATGCCCGAGCCGCTCTCCGTGAAGGAGGAGACGGTCCGTGAGGTCCTGGGCGCGGCGGGCTGGAAGGTGACCGAGCTGGAGCGGACCGTCTACTGGGGCGTCGCCGAGGTCACTCTGGGCTTCCTGGCCAAGACCGGCACGCAGGTGGAGATCGACGAGCAGGGGCGCACGCAGCTCCCGGTCTGGTCCGTCCTGGCCGAACGCGCCTGA
- a CDS encoding diiron oxygenase, whose amino-acid sequence MPTTVKPVKLDLDRLEAMAESDYYNPYTIFDWPETLDESLPWMSEDLVTLAGTEEWDALTREQQLALTRYEAVNFFSLNVHGIRELLSEVVLRIHTKTYADASEFLHHFIGEENEHMWFFGTFCLKYGGKVYPPVPQVGMNRIEGVGDAASELVIFARILIFEELVDHFNALMATDQALPDIAREINRVHHQDESRHVAFGRHLFGKLLEQVKETRPQDIPILATYLDAYLEYSVRSLYNPAVYRDAGLPEPLELRRRLLAHPARHAAHDRILNRTRKFLARNGLQVQGTSA is encoded by the coding sequence ATGCCAACGACCGTCAAGCCCGTGAAGCTGGACCTTGACCGGCTCGAAGCGATGGCGGAGTCGGACTACTACAACCCGTACACGATCTTCGACTGGCCCGAGACCCTCGACGAGTCCCTGCCGTGGATGAGCGAGGACCTCGTCACGCTGGCCGGCACCGAGGAGTGGGACGCGCTCACCCGCGAGCAGCAGCTCGCCCTGACGCGCTACGAGGCGGTGAACTTCTTCAGCCTCAACGTGCACGGCATCCGCGAGCTGCTGAGCGAGGTCGTGCTGCGGATCCACACGAAGACCTACGCGGACGCCTCGGAGTTCCTCCACCACTTCATCGGTGAGGAGAACGAGCACATGTGGTTCTTCGGGACCTTCTGCCTGAAGTACGGCGGGAAGGTCTACCCGCCGGTGCCGCAGGTGGGCATGAACCGGATCGAGGGGGTGGGCGACGCCGCCAGCGAGCTGGTCATCTTCGCCCGCATCCTGATCTTCGAGGAGCTCGTCGACCACTTCAACGCCCTCATGGCGACGGACCAGGCCCTCCCCGACATCGCGCGGGAGATCAACCGGGTCCACCACCAGGACGAGAGCAGGCACGTCGCCTTCGGCCGGCACCTGTTCGGCAAGCTCCTGGAGCAGGTCAAGGAGACCCGCCCGCAGGACATTCCGATCCTCGCCACGTACCTGGACGCCTACCTCGAGTACAGCGTCCGCAGTCTGTACAACCCCGCGGTCTACCGCGACGCCGGGCTGCCCGAGCCGCTGGAGCTGCGGCGCCGGCTGCTCGCTCACCCGGCCCGGCACGCCGCGCACGACCGCATTCTCAACCGCACCCGTAAATTCCTCGCCCGCAACGGCCTTCAGGTTCAGGGGACCTCCGCATGA
- a CDS encoding acyl carrier protein: MSDDKISKILEFIHQRNPEVGELGLDDDLIDRRAVDSLAFVEFLYLLEELSGEPIDPEEIDVEDFRTLRAIDKRFLAGAAA, translated from the coding sequence ATGAGTGACGACAAGATCTCGAAGATTCTCGAATTCATTCACCAGCGCAACCCCGAGGTGGGCGAGCTGGGGCTGGACGACGACCTGATCGACCGCCGCGCGGTGGACTCGCTGGCGTTCGTCGAGTTCCTCTACCTCCTGGAGGAGCTGAGCGGCGAGCCCATCGACCCCGAGGAGATCGACGTCGAGGACTTCCGCACCCTGCGCGCGATCGACAAGCGGTTCCTCGCCGGAGCGGCGGCCTGA